The Lycium barbarum isolate Lr01 chromosome 12, ASM1917538v2, whole genome shotgun sequence genome includes a region encoding these proteins:
- the LOC132624982 gene encoding probable protein phosphatase 2C 47, which produces MMATSTNMSPCNGEMENGFCKENLSDIEENQEESDQSSQLNIGKPPRNITGMRHCISQATLAGTSVLESTTQIVPLKSSSRDDSGYVPIFRSGSYSEIGPKPNMEDEHICIDDLCKHIGASKGLPSPGAFYGVFDGHGGVDAASFTQKNLLSFIVEDSHFPSMVKRAIRNAFVKADNALADTKSLDSTSGTTALTALILGRTMLIANAGDSRAVLGKRGRAIELSKDHKPNTTSEKLRIEKLGGVIYDGYLNGQLSVARALGDWHIKGPKGSKGPLSSEPELEEVVLSEEDEFLIMACDGLWDVMSSQYAVTIVRKELMLHNDPERCSRELVREALKRNTCDNLTVLVVCFSSDPPPRIEIPRTQRRRSISAEGLDLLKGVLSDI; this is translated from the exons ATGATGGCTACAAGCACAAACATGTCACCCTGTAATGGTGAAATGGAAAATGGATTCTGCAAGGAAAATTTATCAGACATTGAAGAAAATCAAGAAGAGTCGGATCAGTCGAGCCAGTTAAATATAGGGAAGCCACCAAGAAACATTACAGGGATGCGACATTGTATTAGCCAGGCAACATTGGCAGGTACTTCGGTATTG GAGTCTACTACACAAATTGTTCCTCTTAAGTCATCATCACGCGATGATTCTGGATATGTTCCCATCTTTCGCTCAGGAAGCTATTCTGAGATTGGACCAAAACCAAACATGGAAGATGAGCATATCTGTATCGATGATCTTTGCAAACACATTGGCGCGTCCAAGGGGCTTCCTTCTCCAGGGGCATTTTATGGG GTGTTTGATGGTCATGGTGGTGTTGATGCTGCATCATTCACTCAAAAGAATCTCCTAAGCTTTATTGTAGAGGATTCGCATTTTCCATCGATGGTCAAAAGAGCTATAAGGAATGCTTTTGTTAAAGCCGATAATGCACTGGCTGATACTAAATCACTTGATAGTACCTCTGGAACAACTGCTCTGACTGCACTTATTTTAGGACG GACCATGCTAATTGCTAATGCTGGGGACTCTCGAGCTGTACTAGGAAAACGAGGAAGAGCGATTGAATTATCAAAAGACCACAAACCAAACACAACTTCTGAAAAATTAAGAATTGAGAAACTAGGGGGAGTCATCTATGACGGTTATCTCAATGGACAACTCTCGGTTGCACGAGCTCTTGGTGACTGGCACATAAAGGGTCCCAAAGGTTCAAAAGGACCCTTAAGCTCGGAGCCAGAGTTGGAAGAAGTGGTCCTGTCTGAAGAGGATGAGTTCTTGATAATGGCCTGTGATGGCTTATGGGATGTCATGAGTAGCCAGTACGCGGTAACTATTGTGAGGAAGGAGCTCATGCTGCATAATGATCCCGAGAGATGCTCGAGGGAGCTTGTTAGAGAGGCTCTAAAGCGTAACACTTGTGATAATCTAACGGTGCTTGTAGTATGCTTCTCTAGCGATCCACCCCCGCGAATTGAAATACCAAGAACTCAGAGAAGGAGGAGCATATCAGCTGAAGGATTAGATCTTCTAAAGGGTGTCTTGAGTGACATATAA